A single region of the Winslowiella toletana genome encodes:
- a CDS encoding phosphoribosyltransferase domain-containing protein → MNHLHGPTPYCRTLSCGTLSVTPRGDAAALDQLFDIAERRNPKRAFLFVSKVLGRHIPVSPGVMRAVYRQLAERFPSVSPGPVLFIGMAETAVGLGAGVFDEMRQQLDESVYLTSTRHPVAGELLCEFKENHSHATDHLLYLPQDAELRRRVLEARTLVLIDDEATTGNTFINLLEALKNDGGLQHIAEVITVTLTDWSGDAVAQRCPLPVQSVSLVQGDWHWQQKPDAPVPVMPDVNVSSSGSVAISGKQSWGRLGMAQPAADLGIGIQPKSGEKILVLGSGEFVWEPFLLAERLEKLGAEVKYSSTTRSPIAIGFAIQSAIAFTDNYGLGIANYVYNVADQQFDRILLCTETPADSVDPLLIAALRKVAPDVEIICYE, encoded by the coding sequence TTGAACCATCTCCATGGGCCGACGCCTTATTGCCGGACGCTTTCCTGCGGTACGCTGAGCGTCACCCCGCGCGGCGACGCGGCGGCACTCGATCAGTTGTTCGACATTGCCGAGCGGCGTAATCCAAAACGTGCCTTTCTGTTTGTCAGCAAAGTACTGGGCCGACACATTCCGGTCAGCCCTGGCGTCATGCGCGCGGTCTATCGTCAACTGGCCGAACGGTTTCCCTCGGTTTCACCTGGCCCGGTGCTGTTTATCGGTATGGCGGAAACCGCCGTCGGACTGGGTGCAGGCGTCTTCGACGAAATGCGTCAACAGCTTGATGAATCAGTTTATCTGACCTCGACGCGTCATCCGGTGGCCGGTGAACTGCTGTGCGAGTTCAAAGAAAATCACAGCCATGCGACCGATCACCTGCTTTATCTGCCGCAGGATGCGGAACTGCGCCGCCGGGTACTGGAAGCACGCACCCTGGTGCTGATTGATGATGAAGCGACCACCGGCAACACCTTTATTAATCTGCTCGAAGCACTGAAGAATGATGGCGGATTACAGCATATCGCCGAGGTGATTACCGTCACTCTCACCGACTGGAGCGGGGACGCTGTCGCGCAGCGCTGCCCGTTGCCGGTGCAGAGCGTTTCGCTGGTGCAAGGCGACTGGCACTGGCAGCAAAAACCCGATGCGCCAGTACCGGTCATGCCTGATGTTAATGTCTCCTCAAGCGGCAGCGTGGCAATCAGCGGCAAACAGAGCTGGGGACGCCTGGGTATGGCCCAGCCAGCCGCCGATCTCGGCATCGGGATTCAGCCAAAGTCAGGAGAAAAAATTCTGGTGCTCGGCAGCGGCGAATTCGTCTGGGAACCGTTTCTGCTGGCAGAGCGGCTGGAAAAACTCGGCGCAGAGGTTAAATACAGTTCCACTACCCGTTCACCGATTGCCATCGGTTTCGCCATTCAGTCGGCAATTGCCTTTACCGATAACTATGGGCTGGGAATTGCTAACTATGTCTATAACGTGGCCGATCAACAGTTTGACCGTATTTTACTCTGTACTGAAACCCCGGCAGACAGCGTTGACCCCCTTTTAATCGCAGCCCTGAGAAAAGTGGCTCCCGACGTTGAGATTATTTGCTATGAGTAA
- a CDS encoding HAD family hydrolase, which yields MSKPVIFSDLDDTLFQTRRKMVDELNLEPFRTGALDRSLQPRSFMTEEQAMLVDWMLEHGELIPVTARGTEEISRVKIPFHSWAVTTHGAVILNPQGEPDPQWQAIMLAALQPYAAELLAMQQAITDLMAARNIDGWARINYEYAETPVYLVMKHCDSTRLDELYAIADEIEQLFPTEGYYIHRNSNNVAWLPVVVEKGLAVSYLLEKLRNERGVFPVIGLGDSLSDHRFMKLCSWYGLPRQSQFAEKISRTLFGEQ from the coding sequence ATGAGTAAACCGGTTATTTTTTCAGATCTGGACGATACTTTGTTTCAGACCCGACGCAAAATGGTCGATGAACTGAACCTCGAGCCGTTCCGTACTGGCGCCCTTGACCGCAGCCTGCAGCCGCGCAGTTTTATGACTGAAGAGCAGGCGATGCTGGTTGACTGGATGCTGGAACACGGCGAGCTGATTCCGGTAACGGCCAGGGGTACAGAAGAGATAAGTCGGGTCAAAATCCCCTTTCACTCCTGGGCAGTCACCACTCACGGTGCGGTGATCCTTAATCCGCAAGGGGAACCTGATCCACAGTGGCAAGCGATAATGCTGGCAGCGCTGCAACCCTATGCCGCTGAATTGCTGGCGATGCAGCAAGCCATCACCGACTTAATGGCGGCACGTAATATTGATGGCTGGGCGCGAATTAATTACGAATACGCTGAGACGCCGGTTTATCTGGTAATGAAGCACTGCGACAGTACTCGTCTTGATGAGCTGTACGCCATTGCGGATGAGATTGAACAGCTGTTTCCGACCGAAGGCTATTACATCCATCGCAACAGTAATAACGTTGCCTGGCTGCCGGTGGTGGTAGAAAAAGGGCTGGCAGTGAGTTACCTGCTGGAAAAACTGCGTAACGAGCGCGGGGTCTTTCCGGTGATTGGCCTCGGTGACAGCCTGAGCGATCACCGCTTTATGAAACTCTGTAGCTGGTATGGCTTGCCGCGTCAGAGTCAGTTTGCTGAGAAGATAAGTCGTACCCTTTTCGGAGAACAATAA
- a CDS encoding cysteine protease StiP family protein has protein sequence MQDFTPFSGSYLPQDVHFLLQPVEMEMTPVEQKEQLIQSGTRHYSEMLSQEPEPTAWHLDLFSQALDQGAGRLAREVIMLAKALIERFPQTPVVLTSLVRAGVPLGVMLQQTLRALGKESYHYGISIIRDRGIDSVALEWIEARHGTEGIVFVDGWTGKGAITGELTRSLKHRAGYPAQPRLVVLADPCGRSWLAASDDDWLIPFGIMGAPVSGMISRSIWSETGLHGCVKCDHLAQFECSRQLVDTVAEYRHTLNIDVIPACDWQPEQKAPLKLKSEQVISEMAEQFNISSINRIKPGIAEATRAVLRRVPDHVFVRSVDDPDVALLVYLAREKGLTITEAGDALGQYRAVTIIKKVL, from the coding sequence ATGCAGGACTTCACTCCTTTTTCCGGTTCCTACCTGCCGCAGGATGTGCACTTTCTGCTGCAACCGGTTGAGATGGAAATGACACCGGTTGAACAAAAAGAGCAGCTTATTCAGTCTGGCACCCGCCATTATTCCGAAATGCTCAGTCAGGAACCGGAACCCACCGCCTGGCATCTGGATCTGTTTTCTCAGGCGCTGGATCAGGGTGCCGGGCGTCTGGCCAGAGAAGTGATTATGCTGGCAAAAGCGCTGATTGAGCGCTTCCCGCAGACGCCAGTGGTGCTGACCAGCCTGGTACGCGCCGGCGTGCCGCTCGGCGTGATGCTGCAACAAACTCTGCGCGCGCTGGGTAAGGAATCGTATCACTACGGCATCAGTATTATTCGCGATCGTGGCATCGACAGCGTCGCGCTGGAGTGGATCGAAGCACGTCATGGTACCGAAGGGATTGTTTTCGTCGACGGCTGGACCGGTAAAGGTGCAATTACCGGCGAACTGACGCGCTCGCTAAAGCATCGTGCTGGCTACCCTGCCCAGCCCCGACTGGTGGTTCTCGCCGATCCCTGTGGTCGTTCGTGGCTGGCCGCAAGTGATGATGACTGGCTAATTCCTTTTGGCATTATGGGCGCGCCGGTATCCGGCATGATTTCCCGATCTATCTGGTCAGAAACCGGGCTGCATGGCTGCGTCAAATGCGATCATCTGGCGCAGTTTGAATGCAGCCGTCAACTGGTCGATACCGTTGCCGAATACCGTCATACCCTGAATATCGACGTAATCCCCGCTTGTGACTGGCAGCCTGAGCAAAAAGCCCCTTTGAAACTGAAAAGTGAACAGGTCATCAGCGAAATGGCTGAACAATTCAACATTTCCAGTATTAACCGGATTAAGCCCGGCATTGCTGAAGCGACGCGTGCGGTGCTGCGCCGCGTTCCTGACCATGTGTTTGTTCGCTCAGTTGACGATCCGGACGTGGCGTTACTGGTGTATCTGGCGCGAGAAAAAGGCTTAACCATCACTGAAGCCGGTGATGCGCTCGGGCAGTACCGCGCGGTGACTATTATCAAGAAGGTACTCTGA